The Candidatus Atribacteria bacterium ADurb.Bin276 genome includes a region encoding these proteins:
- the ycjP_7 gene encoding Inner membrane ABC transporter permease protein YcjP, giving the protein MAEINRTKNIITICVIMLVLALIIWPFVYIFISSFKPLKEIMSRASFLPVDPTLKNYQTLLFARTPVRDFPRFLFNSLYVSVFTALFTLIISSISGYGIARNRRLRAGLISKFLLFIYVFPTVVLLVPIYKLFTTMNLYDNLFGLIIIYTALVSPFCTWLLVSFFENIPRELEESAGIDGAGTFTTFTRIVIPLASPGLVTAGAYAFITAWGEYMFALILITSNLKKTGPLGLATFTAEQYIEWGPLLSGSILIMIPVFILFMPVSGYFIKGFTAGAVKE; this is encoded by the coding sequence TTGGCAGAAATTAACCGGACCAAAAATATTATTACAATATGCGTTATCATGCTGGTTCTGGCACTCATTATTTGGCCTTTTGTCTACATATTCATTTCTTCTTTTAAACCTTTAAAAGAAATTATGTCCCGAGCTTCTTTTTTGCCAGTTGATCCAACTCTAAAAAATTATCAAACCCTTTTATTTGCTCGAACACCGGTCAGAGATTTTCCCCGGTTTTTGTTTAATAGTCTTTATGTATCTGTTTTTACTGCTCTTTTTACTCTCATAATTTCATCAATAAGCGGTTATGGAATTGCTCGAAATCGAAGGCTCCGTGCTGGTTTGATCTCAAAATTTCTCCTTTTTATCTATGTTTTTCCAACTGTTGTTCTTTTAGTTCCAATTTATAAACTATTTACTACCATGAATTTATATGACAACTTATTTGGACTCATTATCATTTATACTGCACTGGTATCACCTTTTTGTACCTGGTTGTTGGTATCTTTCTTTGAAAATATTCCCAGAGAACTGGAAGAATCGGCCGGAATTGATGGAGCTGGCACTTTTACCACTTTCACTCGCATTGTTATTCCATTAGCCTCACCAGGATTGGTAACTGCAGGAGCCTATGCTTTCATTACTGCCTGGGGTGAATATATGTTTGCTTTAATTTTGATTACCTCCAATTTGAAGAAAACGGGGCCATTAGGTTTAGCAACCTTTACTGCTGAACAATATATCGAATGGGGACCGCTGCTTTCCGGATCGATTCTTATCATGATACCGGTCTTT